Genomic segment of Umezawaea sp. Da 62-37:
CCACGCCCAGACCGGTGGCCCTGCGCCTCGGGGACCTGGAGGTCGACCCGGCCACGCGGAGTTGCCGGTACGCGCGGACGCCGATCGCCCTCACGGCGAAGGAGTTCTCCCTGCTGGAGTTCCTGTTGCGCCGTCCGGGACAGGTGGTTTCCAAGAACGAGATCATCGCCGGACTCCGGGGCGAGGCGCGGGAACCCGACCCCAACCTGGTCGAGGTGTACATCAGCAATCTGCGGCGCAAGATCGACACGCGGTTCCGGCGGCACAACATCCTCACCGTCCGGGGAGCGGGCTACCGACTTGTCGACAGCGGCGAGCGGGCGTGTGACAGGACGTCGATGCCGACCACGCGCACCGCGCACCGGTGTTGGAACACGCGGTGGCCGGCGGTGTCGATGACCTGGACCGCGGTCTGCTGAGATCGGGGAGGCGGCGAGGTCGTCACGGTCGATCGTCGGGGCCGGTGCTGTGGCTCAAGGGGAGGGTGGCCATCAATCGCGCGCCGCCGGTGTGCTCGCCCGAGCGGTCGGTGGCGCGGAGGGTTCCCGCGTGAGTGGTGGCGATGCGACGGGCGATGGACAGCCCGAGTCCGGTGCCCCCGGTGTCGCGGCCGCGGTTGCGGTCCAGGCGGGTGAAGCGGGCGAAGACGGCTTCGCGGTGCTCGGGCGGGATACCGGGCCCGTCGTCCTCGACTCCAGGACCGCGTGGTGGTCGGAAGTGGTCAGGCGGATGGTGACGGTGGTGGCGGCGTGGCGCTCGGCGTTGTCGAGCAGGTTGCTCGGCAGACGACCGAGCAGCGCACGGCTCCCCCGCACCAGCGCGGGCTGATCGGGTAGTTCGGTGGTCAGGACGTGCCGGGTGCGGTGGTGGGCGGCTGCCTCGTGGATGACGGCGGTGAGGTCGACGGTGTCCTCGCTCCTGGTGGTGTGCGGGTGGTGGTCGAGCCGGGCGAGCAGGAGCAGGTCGGTGGTCAACCGCTGCAGGCGGTTGGTGTCGGCCAAGGCGGCGTCGACGACGGTGGGCCAGTCGGTCAGGCCGGGGTGGGCGGAGGCGATCTCCAGTTCGGCGCGCAACGCGGCGATCGGCGTGCGCAGCTCGTGGGAGGCGTCGGCGACGAAACGCCGGTTGTCCTCCACGGCCGCTTCCAACCGGTCCAGCGTGGCGTTCACCGTGTCGGCGAGTTCGGCGATCTCGTTGCCGGTGCGCGGCACCGGCACCCGTCGGAACAGGTCGTGCTCGGTGATGTGGGCCATCTCGCGCCGGATCTCCTCCACCGGCCGCAGCACCCGGCCTGTCGCCAGCCGGACGACGGCGGTGAACAGACCCAGCAGCAGCACCGCGCCAGTGCCGGCGAGGATGGTCTGGTTGTTGAACGACCGTTGGGCGTCCGCGGCGGCTTCGGGCTCGTAGTCGTGGATACCGGTTTCCCGTTCCCCGGTGTCCCAGACCATCGACACCGTGGTTCCCGCGGGATCGGAGAACGGCCAGGCGGACAATTCCGGAATGATCGCGTAGGAGATGTACCAGGCTCCGCACACGATGTTTTCCCCACGTGACATCGCGCGCTCGTCCAGATAGGTCCCGATGGTGTCGGATCGCACCTTCGCCCCGTGGCGTTCCAGTTCTCCTAGGGGAATCCTTGCATGGAGCACCCCACGTGTCGTCGGAGCCGGGGTGCTCAGGGGGTTGTCAGCACCTCGCCCTCACCCGCGACGCCCACCTTGTTGTCATGCCCGTACGACGACGCTGTCCGCTGTTTTAGGCCGTGAAACACGAAAAGCGATTTTAGCTCGCCTCAAGGCTCATTCGGTTTGATGAAGGGTGCATTTCGACCCATGGGGCAATTGTATCGTTTCTGTACTGACTGTCGTTAGGGTGATCCAGGAAAGCCGATCCTGTGGATTGTGCGGCTTTGGTCGGAAGTCGGGGGTGCGGTGGCATGTCGTACGTCGGGATGCGGGTGAAATCGGATTGCAGACCAGGGTTTCGAGTCCGGAACGTTCCGGGCACAACACGTTGACAGCGGAACTCGGCCACCGGTTCCGCGCCCGTGCGGAACCGGTGACGCCCTGATGGGCATGCTGAAACCGGGTGACCGGGTCAACAGCGCGCTGACGGTCGACCGCGGACTGGGCGAGGGCGCGTACGCCGAGGTGTACCGCGTGAAGCACGAGTTCCTGGGCTTGCAGGCGATGAAGCTGTTCAAGCGCGTCGCGTCGTTGCAGGAGACCCGCGAGATGCTGGGCGAGGCGCGGCTGCTGTCGAAGCTGGGGCACCCCAACATCGTGCGCCTGTTCGACGCGAACACCCTGCTGACCGGCGAAGGGCGTCGCGGGTACTTCACCATGGAGTACGTCGCGGGTGGCAGCCTCGATCGCCTGGTGCGCACGCACCCGACGAGTCCGGTGCCGATCTCCGTCGCGGTGGACGCGATCGAGCAGATCACGGCGGCGCTCGTCCTGGCCCATGGGCGGGTTCCGTCGATCCTGCACCGCGACCTCACCCCGGCCAACGTGCTGGTCGGCTACGAGGACACCGGGATGCGGGTGCGGCTCAGCGACTTCGGGCTGTCCAAGCGGGCCGATCCGGTCACCCAACTCGCCAGCGCGCAGGGCACGTTCGCGTTCATGGCTCCGGAGGTGCGGCGGCTGGAGGGGTACTCGTGCGCCGGTGACGTGTGGTCGCTCGGCACGATCGCCTACCTGTTGCTGACCAACCACTACCCCTTCCACGACGGCGGTCCGTTCGACCCGTTCCCGCCGACCGGGCTCCGCGACCCCGTGATGCCGCCGAGCAGCTACAACGACGAGGTCGATCCCGAGCTGGACCGGATCGTCCTCGCCACGCTCGAACGCGACCCGCGGAAGCGGACCCCGAACGCGCGGGTGCTGGCCCGTGAGCTGGACGAGCGCCGTGAAGTCCTCGCCGTGCGCGAAGAGGGGCCGGTCGTCCGGGCCCGGCCCGCGGATCGCGTCATCCCGGAGGCGGAAGCGTTGGCGCGGCGGGCACTCGCGCTCGCCAAGCACCCGGAGACCCTGCGCGAGGCGGCGGACGTGATGGAGGAGGCCATGACCCGTTCGGCGCTGTTGCGCGAGAAGCACCTGCACCGGCTCGCGCTGTGGCGGCGGGGGGTGATGATGTGAACGATCTCGGTGAAGGCCGCGGGCGCGCCGCGGCCGCCCGGCTGCTGGACGTGGCCGGGCCGGACATGTACCTGCGGAACCCCTTTCGCGTCACCGGGTTGGCGACCGGAGCCACGGGCAGGCAGGTCCGCGAACGGCGACAGCTGGTGTTGAGCGCGCTCGCGGCGGGGGCCGCGGCGCGGGTCGGGGACACCCGGCTGCCGGTGCCCACCCCGCCGAGCGCCGACGACCTGCGCGCCGCGTTCGACCGGCTGGACAAGACCGAGTTCCGGCTCGTGGACGAGTTGTTCTGGTGGTGGGGCGAGCCGG
This window contains:
- a CDS encoding response regulator transcription factor, whose translation is MRVLVVEDDLRMAELLVRGLTAQHFVVDVEHDGHDGLWRASEFPYDVIVLDVMLPGLNGYRVCARLRATEVWTPILVLTAKGGELDEAEGLDIGADDYLTKPFSYLVLVARLRALARRGATPRPVALRLGDLEVDPATRSCRYARTPIALTAKEFSLLEFLLRRPGQVVSKNEIIAGLRGEAREPDPNLVEVYISNLRRKIDTRFRRHNILTVRGAGYRLVDSGERACDRTSMPTTRTAHRCWNTRWPAVSMTWTAVC
- a CDS encoding ATP-binding protein — its product is MAHRRRRRLGRHQPPAAVDHRPAPARPARPPPAHHQERGHRRPHRRHPRGSRPPPHPARPDHRTTRSARAGAGEPCAARSSAEQPARQRRAPRRHHRHHPPDHFRPPRGPGVEDDGPGIPPEHREAVFARFTRLDRNRGRDTGGTGLGLSIARRIATTHAGTLRATDRSGEHTGGARLMATLPLSHSTGPDDRP
- a CDS encoding serine/threonine-protein kinase; the protein is MLKPGDRVNSALTVDRGLGEGAYAEVYRVKHEFLGLQAMKLFKRVASLQETREMLGEARLLSKLGHPNIVRLFDANTLLTGEGRRGYFTMEYVAGGSLDRLVRTHPTSPVPISVAVDAIEQITAALVLAHGRVPSILHRDLTPANVLVGYEDTGMRVRLSDFGLSKRADPVTQLASAQGTFAFMAPEVRRLEGYSCAGDVWSLGTIAYLLLTNHYPFHDGGPFDPFPPTGLRDPVMPPSSYNDEVDPELDRIVLATLERDPRKRTPNARVLARELDERREVLAVREEGPVVRARPADRVIPEAEALARRALALAKHPETLREAADVMEEAMTRSALLREKHLHRLALWRRGVMM